One window of the Peromyscus leucopus breed LL Stock chromosome 17, UCI_PerLeu_2.1, whole genome shotgun sequence genome contains the following:
- the LOC114688883 gene encoding defensin alpha-like protein 1, with protein sequence MKTLVLLSALVLLAYLAQADSLPEVTEETKDEDQPVVEDQDVSISFGGPEGSALQEAASRKILTCSCRRSCRFFERVTGICRRGSKRFIFCCH encoded by the exons ATGAAGACTCTTgtcctcctctctgcccttgtCCTGTTGGCCTACTTGGCCCAGGCTGATTCTCTCCCTGAAGTAACTGAGGAGACTAAAGATGAGGATCAGCCAGTGGTAGAGGACCAGGATGTGTCCATCTCCTTTGGAGGCCCAGAAGGCTCTGCTCTTCAAGAAGCAG CCAGCAGAAAAATCTTGACTTGCTCCTGTAGAAGATCCTGCAGATTTTTCGAACGTGTCACTGGGATCTGCAGGAGAGGGTCCAAACGCTTCATTTTCTGCTGCCACTGA